One Mycolicibacterium goodii genomic region harbors:
- the pgl gene encoding 6-phosphogluconolactonase has protein sequence MTDTVIERYPDTATLVAAAGDRLVDAITSAISERGQATVVLTGGGTGIGLLERVRERSGEIDWAKVHIYWGDERFVPQDDDERNDKQAREALLDHIGIPPVNVHAMAASDGEFGDDLEAAAAGYAQLLSANFDTPQFDVHLLGMGGEGHVNSLFPDTDAVRETDRFVVGVSDSPKPPPRRITLTLPAIQSSREVWLVVSGEAKADAVAAAVGGAQPVDIPAAGAVGRERTVWLLDEAAAAKL, from the coding sequence ATGACCGACACAGTCATCGAACGTTATCCGGACACCGCGACGCTGGTGGCCGCGGCAGGCGACCGGTTGGTCGACGCCATCACGTCCGCGATCTCCGAACGTGGTCAGGCCACGGTCGTCCTGACCGGCGGGGGCACGGGTATCGGCTTGCTCGAACGGGTCCGCGAGCGCAGCGGCGAGATCGACTGGGCGAAGGTGCACATCTACTGGGGCGACGAGCGGTTCGTTCCCCAGGACGACGACGAGCGCAACGACAAGCAGGCCCGTGAGGCCCTGTTGGACCACATCGGCATACCGCCGGTCAACGTGCACGCGATGGCCGCCAGCGACGGCGAGTTCGGCGACGACCTCGAAGCCGCGGCCGCCGGTTACGCACAGTTGCTGTCGGCCAACTTCGACACGCCGCAGTTCGACGTGCATCTGCTCGGCATGGGCGGTGAGGGCCACGTCAACTCGCTGTTCCCTGACACCGACGCGGTCCGCGAGACCGACCGGTTCGTCGTCGGCGTATCCGACTCACCCAAACCGCCGCCGCGGCGAATCACGTTGACCCTGCCCGCGATTCAGAGCTCACGCGAGGTGTGGCTCGTGGTGTCGGGTGAGGCGAAGGCCGATGCGGTGGCCGCGGCGGTCGGCGGGGCGCAACCGGTGGACATCCCCGCGGCCGGCGCCGTCGGCCGCGAGCGCACGGTGTGGCTGCTCGACGAGGCCGCCGCCGCCAAGCTGTAG
- the opcA gene encoding glucose-6-phosphate dehydrogenase assembly protein OpcA gives MIVDLPDTTTNDVNKKITGLREEGGALTLSRVLTLVIAPHTEDLVEDSIEAANFASREHPCRVIVVVPGDRDADTPRLDAQLRVGHDAGAGEVVVLRLSGELADHSASVVLPFLLPDTPVVAWWPAVAPAVPSQDPLGKLAIRRITDATNGTDPLACIKSRLKGYRPGDTDLAWSRVTYWRALLAAAVDQEPHEPISSAVVSGLKDEPALDILAGWLASRIDGPVTRAVGELKVELNRPSETVTLARPQTGVTATLSRTGKPEALVPLARREAKECLAEDLRRLDADEIYREALHGIDKVQYV, from the coding sequence ATGATCGTCGACCTGCCCGATACCACCACCAACGACGTCAACAAGAAGATCACCGGGCTGCGCGAAGAGGGCGGCGCCCTCACGCTCAGCCGGGTGTTGACGTTGGTGATCGCCCCGCACACCGAGGATCTGGTCGAGGATTCGATCGAGGCGGCCAACTTCGCCAGCCGTGAACATCCCTGCCGCGTGATCGTGGTTGTTCCGGGCGATCGCGACGCCGACACTCCGCGGCTCGATGCGCAGCTGCGGGTCGGACACGATGCGGGTGCCGGCGAAGTCGTGGTGCTGCGGCTGTCCGGTGAACTCGCCGACCACTCGGCGAGCGTGGTGCTGCCGTTCCTGCTGCCCGACACGCCCGTGGTGGCGTGGTGGCCCGCTGTGGCGCCCGCGGTTCCGTCACAGGATCCGTTGGGCAAATTGGCGATCCGCCGCATCACCGACGCCACGAACGGCACCGATCCGCTGGCGTGCATCAAGAGCCGGCTCAAGGGTTACCGCCCTGGCGACACCGATCTGGCGTGGAGCCGGGTCACGTACTGGCGCGCGCTGCTGGCGGCCGCGGTCGACCAGGAGCCACACGAGCCGATCTCCTCGGCGGTGGTGTCGGGACTCAAAGACGAACCGGCTCTTGACATCCTGGCCGGCTGGCTTGCCAGCCGCATCGACGGGCCGGTGACCCGTGCGGTCGGCGAACTGAAGGTCGAACTGAACCGACCCAGCGAGACCGTGACGCTCGCGCGTCCGCAGACCGGGGTCACCGCGACCCTCAGCCGGACCGGCAAGCCGGAGGCGCTGGTGCCGCTGGCCCGTCGTGAGGCCAAGGAATGTCTCGCCGAGGACCTTCGCCGCCTCGACGCCGACGAGATCTACCGCGAGGCACTCCACGGAATCGACAAGGTGCAATACGTATGA
- a CDS encoding ATPase has product MADKGDGRGRPVSGRIKTLTQAALNADMTVEQVDTLLHELSSTLVDLNKTTGGLDDTLARFNDTITRIDELAPRLIGVVERLEGIVARVEVMVGIGEAVMSPIAMTENAVRGVVSQVRKRAGL; this is encoded by the coding sequence ATGGCAGACAAAGGGGACGGTCGCGGCCGCCCGGTTTCCGGTCGAATCAAGACCCTCACCCAGGCTGCGCTCAACGCCGACATGACCGTGGAGCAGGTCGACACGCTGCTCCACGAACTGAGCAGTACGCTCGTCGATCTCAACAAGACCACCGGCGGGCTCGACGACACCCTGGCGAGGTTCAACGACACCATCACGCGGATCGATGAGCTCGCGCCGCGCTTGATCGGCGTCGTCGAACGGTTGGAGGGCATCGTGGCGCGCGTCGAGGTGATGGTGGGCATCGGTGAGGCCGTGATGTCGCCCATCGCGATGACCGAGAACGCGGTCCGCGGTGTCGTCAGCCAGGTGCGCAAGCGCGCCGGTCTGTAG
- the ppc gene encoding phosphoenolpyruvate carboxylase, protein MAESNDTALEPFGSVRRTPIGREATEPMREDIRLLGAILGDTVREQNGEEVFDLVERARVESFRVRRSEIDRTELADMFRGVDVHQAIPVIRAFTHFALLANVAEDIHRERRRAVHVAAGKPPQDSSLAATYRKLDAAGLDAAKVADALSGALVSPVITAHPTETRRRTVFETQHRITELMRLRLHGHTRTEDNRDIEVELRRHILTLWQTALIRLSRLKISDEIETGLRYYEAAFFDVIPQVNAEVRDALRQRWPEADLLAEPILRPGSWIGGDRDGNPNVTPEVVHLATGRAAYVALEHYFDEITALEQELSMSARLVKVTPALAALADTCHEPARADEPYRRALRVIHARLTSTAREILDEQPEHELDLGLERYRTPAEFLADLDVVDDSLRTNGSGVLADDRLGRLREAVRVFGFHLSGLDMRQNSDVHEEVVAELLAWAGVHPDYASLSEPQRVELLAGEIATRRPLIREGADLSELARKELGIVAAAARAVKVLGPQAVPNYIISMCQSVSDMLEAAVLLKEAGLLDISDGTPYAPVGIVPLFETIDDLQRGSSILEAALDLPVYRRMIDARDGHQEVMLGYSDSNKDGGYLAANWALYRAELDLVESARKTGIRLRLFHGRGGTVGRGGGPSYDAILAQPPGAVKGSLRITEQGEVIAAKYAEPRIAHRNLETLLAATLEASLLDVEGLGEEAEPAYQVLDDLAALAQQAYSELVHETPGFVEYFKTSTPVSEIGALNIGSRPTSRKPTTSIADLRAIPWVLAWSQSRVMLPGWYGTGSAFENWIGTDPHGERLKVLQDLYARWPFFRTVLSNMAQVLAKADMGLAARYSELVEDPDLRARVFDKIVAEHDRTIRMHRLITGQDDLLADNAALARSVFNRFPYLEPLNHLQVELLRRYRSGETDELVQRGILLTMSGLATALRNSG, encoded by the coding sequence ATGGCCGAATCGAATGACACCGCACTCGAACCGTTCGGGTCGGTCCGACGCACCCCCATAGGACGCGAGGCCACCGAACCGATGCGTGAGGACATCCGGCTGCTCGGCGCGATCCTCGGTGACACCGTGCGTGAGCAGAACGGTGAGGAGGTGTTCGACCTCGTCGAGCGGGCCCGGGTGGAGTCGTTCCGGGTGCGCCGCTCGGAGATCGACCGAACCGAGTTGGCGGACATGTTCCGCGGTGTCGATGTCCACCAAGCCATCCCGGTGATCCGGGCGTTCACGCATTTCGCGCTGCTGGCCAACGTCGCCGAGGACATCCACCGTGAGCGTCGCCGCGCCGTGCACGTCGCGGCCGGAAAACCGCCCCAGGACAGCAGTCTCGCCGCGACGTATCGCAAGCTCGATGCCGCCGGTCTCGATGCGGCCAAGGTTGCCGACGCGTTGTCGGGTGCGCTGGTGTCGCCGGTCATCACCGCCCACCCGACCGAGACGAGGCGCCGCACGGTCTTCGAGACGCAGCACCGCATCACCGAGTTGATGCGGTTGCGTCTTCACGGCCACACCCGCACCGAGGACAACCGCGACATCGAGGTCGAACTGCGTCGCCACATCCTCACGTTGTGGCAGACGGCCTTGATCCGGTTGTCGCGGCTCAAGATCTCCGATGAGATCGAGACCGGCCTGCGGTATTACGAGGCCGCGTTCTTCGATGTCATCCCTCAGGTCAACGCCGAGGTGCGCGACGCACTGCGACAGCGGTGGCCCGAGGCGGACCTGCTGGCGGAGCCGATCCTGCGGCCGGGCTCCTGGATCGGCGGTGACCGTGACGGAAACCCCAATGTGACACCGGAAGTGGTGCATCTGGCGACCGGACGCGCGGCGTACGTCGCACTGGAGCACTACTTCGACGAAATCACCGCGCTCGAACAGGAACTGTCGATGTCCGCGCGTCTGGTGAAGGTGACGCCGGCGCTCGCGGCGCTCGCCGACACCTGCCACGAACCGGCCCGCGCCGACGAGCCGTACCGGCGTGCGCTGCGGGTGATCCACGCGCGACTCACCTCGACCGCGCGCGAGATCCTCGACGAACAGCCCGAACACGAACTCGACCTGGGCCTCGAGCGTTATCGGACGCCCGCGGAGTTCCTGGCAGATCTCGACGTCGTCGACGACTCGTTGCGCACCAACGGCAGCGGTGTGCTCGCCGACGACCGGTTGGGCCGGCTGCGGGAAGCCGTGCGGGTCTTCGGGTTCCACCTGTCCGGACTGGACATGCGGCAGAACTCCGACGTACACGAGGAAGTCGTGGCCGAATTGCTGGCGTGGGCCGGGGTGCATCCCGACTACGCCTCGCTGTCCGAACCGCAGCGTGTGGAGTTGCTGGCCGGCGAGATCGCGACCCGTCGCCCGCTGATCCGCGAGGGTGCCGATCTGTCCGAACTCGCGCGGAAAGAACTCGGCATCGTCGCCGCGGCGGCCCGCGCGGTCAAGGTCCTGGGCCCGCAGGCGGTGCCCAACTACATCATCTCGATGTGCCAGTCGGTGTCCGACATGCTGGAAGCCGCGGTGCTGCTCAAAGAGGCGGGCCTGCTCGACATCTCGGATGGCACCCCCTACGCCCCGGTGGGCATCGTTCCACTGTTCGAGACCATCGACGACCTGCAGCGGGGTTCGTCGATCCTCGAGGCGGCGCTGGACCTGCCGGTGTACCGCAGGATGATCGACGCCCGCGACGGGCACCAGGAGGTCATGCTCGGATACTCCGACTCGAACAAGGACGGCGGCTACCTCGCGGCGAACTGGGCGCTGTACCGGGCCGAGTTGGACCTCGTCGAATCGGCGCGCAAGACCGGAATCCGGTTGCGGCTCTTCCACGGTCGCGGCGGCACCGTGGGCCGCGGTGGCGGCCCCAGCTATGACGCCATCCTGGCGCAGCCGCCGGGAGCGGTGAAGGGATCGTTGCGGATCACCGAACAGGGCGAGGTCATCGCGGCGAAGTACGCCGAGCCGCGCATCGCGCACCGCAACCTCGAGACGCTCCTGGCGGCGACACTGGAAGCCAGCCTGCTCGACGTCGAAGGGCTGGGGGAGGAGGCCGAACCCGCGTACCAGGTTCTCGACGACCTGGCCGCGCTGGCACAGCAGGCCTACTCCGAGTTGGTCCACGAGACACCGGGTTTCGTCGAGTACTTCAAGACCTCGACGCCTGTCAGCGAGATCGGCGCACTCAACATCGGGAGTCGCCCCACGTCCCGCAAGCCGACGACGTCGATCGCGGATCTGCGGGCGATCCCATGGGTGCTCGCCTGGAGCCAGTCACGGGTCATGCTGCCCGGCTGGTACGGAACGGGTTCGGCGTTCGAGAACTGGATCGGCACCGATCCGCACGGCGAACGTCTCAAGGTCCTGCAGGATCTCTACGCGCGCTGGCCGTTCTTCCGCACCGTGCTGTCCAACATGGCCCAGGTGCTCGCCAAGGCGGACATGGGGCTGGCGGCACGCTATTCGGAACTCGTCGAGGATCCCGATCTGCGCGCTCGGGTGTTCGACAAGATCGTCGCCGAGCACGACCGCACGATCCGCATGCACCGGCTCATCACCGGACAGGACGATCTCTTGGCCGACAACGCGGCGCTGGCACGGTCGGTGTTCAACCGGTTCCCGTACCTGGAGCCGCTGAACCACCTGCAGGTCGAACTGTTGCGGCGCTACCGATCCGGCGAGACCGACGAGTTGGTGCAGCGAGGCATCCTGCTCACCATGAGCGGGCTCGCCACCGCGCTGCGCAACAGCGGCTGA